The following is a genomic window from Chitinophaga caseinilytica.
AAGCTGACTTTTTGCAGCCATTATATTGGGAAGTCCCGGTAGCATTACGTTACCGGGATTTTTTTGTGCCTATAATATGCTCTTCAGCTCGGAAAGGTTTTTGATAGTGTAAGTCGGGGAAACGCCCTGCTGTACGAGGTTCGGCGCAAAATACACCTGGTCCATCCCCGCTTGCTGCGCACCGAGGATGTCTACCTCCAGCGTGTCGCCGATCATGATGCTGTCTGCCGCCGTGGTGTTCGACAATTTCATCGCAAAATCGAAAATTTCGCGGTGCGGCTTCAGCGAGCCCGCGCTCTCGGAAGTCACGATATGCGTAAAGTAATGCCCGATCCCGGAGTGCTGCAGCTTCAGTTTCTGTGTTTCCTCAAACCCGTTTGTGATCAGGTGGAGGGGATATTTTTTATCGCGCAGATAATCCAGTACCTCTACCGTATCTGGGAAAAGGGCGGTTTTGGTGGGGAGGATTTCCAGGAACCGCTCGCTGAGGGTTTGGCACAGCTTGTCGTCGCACAGCTTGAAGGCAAGGAAAGTTTGCGTGAAGCGTTTGATGCGCAGCTCGTTGCGGTTGATGAAGCCCTTGCGGAAGCGGTCCCACAGCTTATCGTTGATCTCCGAATACACCGCGAAGAAATCTGCGTAGGAGGAAATGCCTTTGCCGGCAAGGTTATGCTCGTAAAAAAGTTCCTGCAGGGTGGCGTTGGAGTTGGCTTCGAAATCCCAAAGGGTATGGTCCAGGTCGAAAAAAATATGTTTATATCTCATGATGGGTCCGTTCGTTGGCTAAAGTGGTGAAAGGCAAAGGTACGACAAATCCATTTTTCCCTTATTTTGCCGTATTAAAAGCGTATTAACAACAAGACACACAAGGGTATGTATGCAATCATCACAGGCGCCAGCAAAGGCATCGGGAAAGCGGTAGCGGAGAAGCTGGCGGCGGAAGGGTTTGACGTGGCGATCTGCGCCCGGGGCGCAGCGGCGCTGGAAGGAACGGCCCGCGGCATCCGGGAGCAAAGCCCCGCCGCCAGGGTACTGGCGCTGCCAGTGGATATGGGCGACAAGCAGGCCGTGCTGGCTTTTGCCGACGCCGTTCGCCGCGAATTCGGCGAGGCGCCGGCCATCCTCGTCAACAATGCAGGCATCTTCGTGCCGGGGGCGGTGCATGAGGAGGAAGACGGTCACCTGGAAAAGATGATGGCCGTGAACCTCTACAGCGCCTATCACCTCACGCGCGCCTTCATCCCCGCCATGAAATCGGCGAAGAAAGGCCACGTTTTCAACCTTTGTTCCACGGCCAGCCACACGGCGTACCCGAACGGCGGGTCGTACAGCATCACCAAATTCGCCCTGCTCGGGTTTTCGAAAAACCTGCGGGAAGAAATGAAACTCCACGGCGTGAAAGTCACCTCCATCAGCCCGGGCGCCGTGCTGACGGCCTCCTGGGAAGGGTTCGACGGGCCGGAAGACCGGCTCATGGAGCCGGCAGACGTGGCGTCTATGCTCTGGGCAGCGTATAACCTCAGCGCCCAGGCCGTGATCGAAGACATCCTGATGCGCCCTCAGCTCGGGGACCTCGGGTAATTGC
Proteins encoded in this region:
- a CDS encoding YjjG family noncanonical pyrimidine nucleotidase; amino-acid sequence: MRYKHIFFDLDHTLWDFEANSNATLQELFYEHNLAGKGISSYADFFAVYSEINDKLWDRFRKGFINRNELRIKRFTQTFLAFKLCDDKLCQTLSERFLEILPTKTALFPDTVEVLDYLRDKKYPLHLITNGFEETQKLKLQHSGIGHYFTHIVTSESAGSLKPHREIFDFAMKLSNTTAADSIMIGDTLEVDILGAQQAGMDQVYFAPNLVQQGVSPTYTIKNLSELKSIL
- a CDS encoding SDR family oxidoreductase, which gives rise to MYAIITGASKGIGKAVAEKLAAEGFDVAICARGAAALEGTARGIREQSPAARVLALPVDMGDKQAVLAFADAVRREFGEAPAILVNNAGIFVPGAVHEEEDGHLEKMMAVNLYSAYHLTRAFIPAMKSAKKGHVFNLCSTASHTAYPNGGSYSITKFALLGFSKNLREEMKLHGVKVTSISPGAVLTASWEGFDGPEDRLMEPADVASMLWAAYNLSAQAVIEDILMRPQLGDLG